The nucleotide window TTTAGATTCCTAGGAGGGTTCCAAGCAAAGGCTATACAAAAAGGGGGATAAGGGACATCCCTTTCTGACAGACCTTTGTATGAGGATACTTCTACTGAGACACTGATTTTAATTATCAATCTTTTTGTTGATTTGTatagacaagctttatatacCTGAGTAACAGGgaacttattttaattttacatttctcaagcacattgaacaagaagctatggcttactcggtcaaaggctttttcttgatctacagataaaagagacacattgaggtttttatccttactgtacatgataaaatcccgtAAAAAATGCGTCATGCCGTCTATGTTTCTGTCAGGGTTACTACAGTACTGGtcctgtgggaagcgtggtcgagaggctaagtgcgcttgataTAAGctaggcttggctacctatgaagggggctggaggtttgacacccgacacGGGCAGAGTTTTGTTTACTAAAGGAAAaacttctcctagatacccccccccccccccacttgtccacaactgagattggaccaagagcatgctataagcatgaaagtaacgtaATATAAAAGCCATAGTTGAATAAGTCCAGTATTgagaagtttttttgttttttttctaccgCCGTATTAGTGCTATATTTCTTGTTACTGACTAGAGACATATGACCATTAGCGTGTTGATTTATTGATTGCACGGAGGCTTGTTGGACTTGTATTTCAATTCATAGTAGCAACATTTCTTCAGCACCAATAACACTTGTTCTAGTGAGTTGTCAATCTTGACTACAACAGCTTCAAGTCATTAGGATATTTCAGTGTATAAACAGTTGAGAGAAACTCGTCGCTCTTCAAGTGTTCTCTAGAATCAGTACATAGTATTGCTAGCATTTCTTGGACCAGACCATGAGATAGGTTTCTAGACTAGGACATTatgtatatcttatcttatcttatataatacagacgttacttccaaaaagaagatgatgattacgtcctacgcgtcatgcattcagtcatgcatattaaccaatgacctaaattctgccaagtcactggttttcctggctagctcaggcaacccattccatgctctaatagcactagggaagaaggagcatttgtacaaatttgtcctagcatatgagatGAGATGTAGTATtttaatctttgtgtctttctgagtattttattaaattacgtttttgtatttgaagattatggttcagtgttttatgcataattgttactttacttttgagtcttctgtccttaaggctttctaaatgtagtgattttactaaaggggTGTTACTCTATATACTCTATACTGTATATAGCAGGGGACCCTCTTATAAGAGGACATTATAGTGCAGGATTTCTCTTAAGAGATAACATTATATAAATGCTGTAGAAATGTATCGCTTAAAGTCTAATGTCTTTCTCTTATTTGTATCTGTATTAATATGTCTGTGATGTGCTTGCTGTGCCAGTCCAAGCAGTAGAATACCTCAATGTTGACAAGTTAATATCTTTCAACACTTCCTGAAGATCGCCAGTACTGTTCAGCGTTTTCGAGTCACTGTTTCCACCAACACATTGGCCATGAATGAATATTCGAGGAACCGTCCCGCGCGTTGGTAATTTTGGCCTTAGAAAAATGTTGCACCTGATTTCCCTCTTGCAGCTGGTCAAGCCTTGTAGCTGACCCCCATGTTACTTATGAGTCTCTTGGAGTCGTCACAGTGGGGGACATGGGCTTTTGCTGAAGACTACCACACTATAGTTTTTAACCAGGCTGTCAACAAACTCGCGTTCATTGGACACTGGAGGGGCGCTTGCTTCTTTGTCATAGTCCCCCATAGCTCTGAGCTCGTCAGGAAGGATATCAATGCAGTTGTCCATGGCTGAACTAGATTTCTTTGTCTTTGATTGAAAGTAAGTTCTGGGAGTGCGCAAGTATAATACCTGCCAAGCTCTTTAGTCTAAAATGCAGCActctttgtcaatttttttttgagatttaaaGTGTGAATATATTCAAATTTGACTAAATAAAACTTtctaaaatcactaaatttagagacaacTTAGGACAGCAGactttttaaaaggaaaccCAGAATatgcaataataaataaaataaaatttttaatctGATGGACCATATCAATTACCATAAAAAACGCAATTGATCCTCCTATTTGAAATCAGATGTTAGCTCAATTTTTAGGTTACAGAATTCTGCATAGTATTAGATTTCTTTGTCTTTGATTGAAAGTAAGTTCTGGGAGTGCGCAAGTAAAATACCTGCCAAGCTCTTTGGTCTAAAATGCAGCACTCTtcgtcaattttttttgtttgttgagatttaaagtttgaatatattcaaatttgactagagtaacactttctaaaatcactaaatttagagacaacTTAGGACAGAAGAATTTAAAAAacgaaacctcagaatttgcaaTAAggaataaatttttctttaattcgATGGAACGGGTCTAATACTATTAAGAGCGCAATTGATCCTCCTATTTGAAATCAGATGATTGCTCAATTTATAGGTTACGGAATTCTGCATAGTATTTgatttcttttaagaaaactTATATCcagtgctttatttttttttttttgtaccggCTCCTTTTTCCATGTGGggaatttttgtttacatttcttgtattttaacgttcaatattaacttattagtagttaaaaggtagacaatctatcactgagtaccggcacctaaaaaaaaaaagccctgctTATATCTAATACAAATAACACATATAACTGTTTCTTAAATAAAGAAATCATATGACTTCTGAGTTGTATTTGTCAACCACAGCTCTCTTTTTTTGTCTCCCTCtgtctcctctctttctctctgtctttgtctctctctgtctctttttctctgtctatttttctctgtctctttttctctttctgcatcttctttccttctctgtctgtcagtcagtctgtcagtctgtctctctctctttgtctacgtgtgtgtgtgatgcTGACTTCGTCtaatcttcgtgttcatagaaaaaatgttcatCTTTAAACAGAAATGAGAAATTTTCTTGGAAGGTTTGAACTAGTTCCAATGACCTAGATCCAATGACCTAGATCCAATAAACTAGATCCAATGACCTAGATCCAATAAACTAGATACAATGACCTGGATACAATTAACTAGATTCAATGACCTAGATCCAATTAACTAGATACAATGATCTGGATACAATTAACTAGATACAATTAACTAGATTCAATGACCTAGATCCAATTAACTAGATCCAATTAACTAGATACAATGACCTGGATACAATTAACTAGATCCAATTAACTAGATACAATAACCTAGATCCAATTAACTAGATACAATTAACTAGATCCAATGACCTAGATCCAATTAATTAGATACAATAACCTGGATACAATTAACTAGATCCAATTAACTAGATACAAAGACCTGGATACAATTAACTAGTTTCAATGATCTAGATCCAATTAACTAGATTCAATGACCTAGATCCAATTAACTAGATACAATGACCTGGATACAATTAACTAGATCCAATTAACTAGATACATTGACCTGGATACAATGACCTAGATCCAATTAACTAGATACAATGACCTGGATACAATTAACTAGATCCAATTAACTAGATACATTGACCTGGATACAATTAACTAGATCCAATTAACTAGATACAACGACCTGGATACAATTAACTAGATTCAATGACCTAGATCCAATTAACTAGATCCAATTAGCTAGATACAATGACCTGGATACAATTAACTAGATTCAATGACCTAGATCCAATTAACTAGATCCAATTAACTAGATACAATGACCTGGATACAATTAACTAGATCCAATTAACTAGATTCAATGACCTAGATCCAATTAACTAGATACAATGACCTGGATACAATTAACTAGATCCAATTAACTAGATACAATGACCTGGATACAATTAACTAGATCCAATTAACTAGATACAATGACCTGGATACAATTAACTAGATTCAATGACCTAGATCCAATTAACTAGATCCAATGACCTAGATCCAATTCAATTAACTAGATCCGATTACCTAGATCCAATTAACTAGATTCAATGACCTAGATCCAATTAACTAGATCCAATTAACTAGATACAATGACCTAGATCCAATTAActagagtgggagaacaaataaacaattgAACATtccactctatccagaagaaatgaggAAACTAATAGTGAACAGAACAAACTCTcttccgaatcacaagaaagatgtcGCCTATTATAAGATATCCCGATAAGATCAacatctaatctttcgacttaggacaggacacaacagaatgagacaacacatgttcTGGTAGCTGAAAAAAATGGAACTAGTGAAACCTGCCCATGtgaagtgtcaccagagaatgctgaccatatcCTTCAAAACAGCattctctaccaagaggcccgaacaagaaaCTGACCCCAAAAcatcccaatagaaagaaaactcatatggagagctccctgattttggaaaccactgcgcggttcatctcatatattggtgttgtccaggggtgggcaaattacgacccgcgggccacatgcggctcaCCAGAGTAttttatgcggcccgctgaCACCTAAAGAAATCAAGTGTGACATAAGATTAAACATATAAGTAATACTaacatataaaaattaaacaattctaACCATCttcttatcacttatgatgaagaggcgaaagaaacattgtctctacttGTCAGTCTAAAAAGCAAATGAAGATTATTGCTTTTTGGCAATATTGTGAAACAtccagtcaaagacacaaactcagtATTTCTTCAATATTATGAGCAACTGTGTTGAAAGCGTTATgctggcttggaacaagatggcgagtgtaacaactgatggagcccgtgCTGTGACTGAGTAAAACAggtttttaatacattaaagAGCAATATCACAACTATACACTCTACACGGGAAaatttgcacaaagctgcattgaatatcaaacctgTTATTGATCCAATTATCTCAGcgatcaaacttatcagagctagagggtcttaaccacaggcagttccgagaagtaccTGAAGATGTGgaaacattacattacattacatggGCAAGTATTGAGAAAAATATGAGacctcaaggaagaaattgttatgttcttAGAGTGACATTAATTATGACTTtgttaataatatttctaatgaggagtggaagacagactttATGTTTTTCATCGTACGTATTGCAATGAGTTGCTTGCACATGAAATGGATGTgcatcttttcaaacaaagctttcccGTTTCTACAGGCATGaaagtgaaaacaggttttatcATTTTCCTCTGCTAAAAGGTGAAACTGTTTCTTgtaaaatggttgaaaagtagaaaacttttaaaatttgaaagcaaatttttaaGACGTCCAAAACTtgaaaccagttttcaatatccTCTTTCATCATCTAGTACAGCGGCTGATTCAGCTCTAGAGGaaatacctccaagcaaattatgacctcaAAGAGCAGTTCCAGTCAGTTCATCCGcgggagttttatgggtgccagaaagtgtatttccacacttaaaaactCGATGCTAAACTTTTTACAGTATTTGTGTCCGCATACATCTGTGAACAAGAATTTctcttttgtttgaaaataaacaagtttaaaaaCAGGTCGATGCTAGATcgctgtaatttgacagcagtcacaaggataagaACTAATAAGCTAGTTCCACTACAGCTGCGGAACATTATGCATGAGTATAAACAGTTAAggacttcacattaagtacaaccgTACAGCTGAATTGTTGAGATGAATTATTTTGATGTAGAATGACTATAAcaaaataagaagaaaatattcgtaaaattagttttagaaatcgcaaaaaaactttttgtaatTCCTAAATTGGTAGTGTAAaaaagatgtaaatgtttaatataGTATACATGCCAATTAAAATACAGTTAGCTAGCGTATTTTTCTATGTtgtaaatacaaattatattgttataactaaTAACCCttgtggcggactgaaagggttaatgtgtgtgcggcctactgacacccatgattcaggccaatcacacaggtcaagggctgttgaacaagggacattactgctaatgcacgcaatatgaccaatgttatggtcatgtgaccaaaaagcctttacagacgagaaacagtgtgttagaaaggacagtagagtccaggacagcaagcagtaaggactgtgtgctacaaagtgagtccttgaaaatgtagctgtacgagctagagagacttgtagtgattagctaggcagttctgttgtgtagcaaaggatttgaagttagtgtagccgattgtgtttattggctgttgtcgatgtaattgtaaataaaccgccactttgtttattgaagctgttgttgtcaagttgatgttttagatgtgttgtgttgtagGACAGAGTTTTGAAGAAGGCCttatagagaagatcgtaacaatatatatgcgccccccccccccattcctaaaatttttaaaatgcggccctcgacagaaaaaaaaattgcccacccctggtctagtcATTTGAACGCTCCAACATCAACATAACACTAAGAACAGACAAGAAGAAAGAAGACATTCACCAAATCTTATGGTTCAATGCAGGGGAAGCAATACGCAATAAATTTAGTAGCATATCATTAAAATGAGTTGTCTCTCTTGTGCTAATGCGAGAAGATGTAAATTTGTCACTCAAAAATTCTTCTATAGCAGAATTAAGCACACTTTTTTAGTTGTAgaacaaaaacttaaaaaaaaaacaaaaggttacaaagacagtttgtttcgaaacacaaactctaaatAGGCCCCAGAACAGGGCCAGAAGTGGTTTGCTTAGGCAGgcatcaatattttcagaatatcCGAatctatgaactacaaactaggatgactgcctggtcgtgcggtttgcacgctggactgtcgttcggatttatcgacggtcgagggttcaaaccttgcccgctcccatcccccgtcgtcctgcgggaggtttggactaggaagtaaactatcttcaactctgaaggaacatccgaaacatgtcaaacaactacaaccctatctccgtcgatACTAAAAAAAGAGGCTTATCCATATCAAAATTATTACCAGTGCTGTTGTATCGTTAAATCGACTAACGACTTAATATCACAGGATACGAAgagttattaatgttattattattacattgttaatattcataagtAGTCGGTGAACTGATAGTCATGAAGATGTAGTTAAATCCCAGGTGTCAgaaagaccgcatcacgaatgaagaaattagaaacaggattaatacagcaactggaccccacgatgacctgctaaccacagtaaaaaaacataaactcaaactctatggccacatcacaaggtcctcagggctagcaaagaccttccttcagggaacagtaccaggaagaagatgaagatgaagacagaaaaagcgctggaagacaacatcaaaaaatggacaggcctgtcaaaatgaaatggagaaagacggttgacagatcttgtgtggtgccccaacagactaagggataagtgaaggtgaagttaatGTGAACCTGGCACAACTGatattattgaatgattatctaattaatataactgttttgtaaagggccgaTCTCTCATTCGAGGCCTTatcaaattaaactttttttctatacagaaaaaatggaaaaaagttGTCCATTGATTACTTGTGGAATATTTACAGTTCACGTCTATAACATTAAatactaattattaattatagtttaaaaaataaatagattttcataatctttttttttttaaagtaaccgTAGGTAATTAGTATCGCAgaaattatttactttaataatacaatttcaaaaaaaaaacaattttggacaaaaaatctaaaaccgtttgcataaatgtgataaaaatatggtaaaatgTTATCTCCCCTTACTAAAGTCTcctgtttttgttatttttaactatcaatagtgaatagttgtgtATTTGTATGAACAAGCTGCTTCAGGgcaataattgtttttaaattgggATATAGAGATGATGCTGTCAATGTTTTGATCGCAAAAGTAAGAAGGTATAATCCCTttatcagaccttgcgatctattgggcagatgatgtttctgtgGTCATAAGTCtctgtagcccacggttaacgagggtttcatgtggtcAGCATGACGACCAACTATGTCtacttttttccccaactaatgaccCATTAGCGCTGGGGTAGACATAAAGGCGGGCAAGGATCCCGAAActgaaaatctcagtcttcaccaggattcgaacccgggacacctTGTTCAGAAGTCAAACGCTGTACCACTCAGCAACCGCGCCTCATGTTTTAATTATAGTTTGTAATTATTCTGATTCAGTAATGGAGAAGTGAGGTGTTCAACCGTCGATCTATTTCTGACCCATTGACCGACAAGGATACCTAGTATCTTACCTGAAACTTGACATAACAATCTGTTATTCCATGGAACTATTCCATGGTTATTCCTATCAAAGCAGTAACCTTTATGTAAGTTAATtattggtcattaattattttgtttggtattgaaaaaTGCTAAGTTTTGATATATGTGGCTCTATATATGGAGAT belongs to Biomphalaria glabrata chromosome 12, xgBioGlab47.1, whole genome shotgun sequence and includes:
- the LOC106050266 gene encoding LOW QUALITY PROTEIN: uncharacterized protein LOC106050266 (The sequence of the model RefSeq protein was modified relative to this genomic sequence to represent the inferred CDS: inserted 2 bases in 1 codon; deleted 2 bases in 2 codons), encoding MDNCIDILPDELRAMGDYDKEASAPPVSNEREFVDSLVKNYSVVVFSKSHVPHCDDSKRLISNMGVSYKXLDQLQEGNQVQHFSKAKITNARTVPRIFIHGQCVGGNSDSKTLNSTGDLQEVLKDINLSTLRYSTAWTGTASTSQTY